TCTTCTGCCATACTTACTTCGCCAGACTTTATCTCAAGCGCTTTTACTTCTCTTATCTCTGAAATTGAAAGAATTCTATCTCTTATTTTTTCAATCGGCTGCTTGCTTATAACGGTAATAGAAAACTCAAAATCAAACTTTTCATCCTCAATGTCCTGAACCGAGGGTTTAGAATGAATAATTTCACCAAGTTCCTCAACCGCTCTGAAAACAAGGTATGCACGTGCAGATTTTAAAAGACAGTTCTGGTCAAGCTCAACATCAAATCTGTAAACATTAAACCCTTGGTCCCAAGCACGTTCTATTGCTCTTACAACAAACTCATCATATTCATATTTCTTACCTGCTTTTGTTGCTGAAGACACCGCCACATCTTCGGCAGGTTTCCCTAAAATAGCATTTAAAGCATTGACAAGATGCAAATTTGTCTCTTGTCCTTCTGTACCTGTTGCAATTATAACATCTAAGTATGATTCAAGCGCATCAACTGTCTTGAAAAGAATATCCATGATATTAGGATTTACTTTTAACTTGCCATCGCGTGCAGCAGCAAGAACATTTTCCATCGCATGTGTAAGCTTTTGCATATTGACAAATCCCATTGTGCCGGCCATGCCTTTTAAAGTATGGGCTGACCTGAAAATCTCATTTACAATTTGCAAATCCTCCGGGTTTTCTTCAAGTTTTAGCATATTGTCGTTAAGGCTTTGAATGTGGTCTCTTGCCTCTTCTATAAACATTCCAAGATACTGAGACATATCCATTTTTTCATCACTCTCCTTCTTTTGCACAAAAAGCTTTTTTGGGTATTAATTCTTAAAGCAGACCCTTTTGTCTCATCTTTTGTTGCTGAGCAAAAATAAACCTCACTATTTTGTCTATTTCATTTTGTCTTGCCTCAACAAACTTGCAACCATACATAAACCTGTACGTCGGGTGTTGCACCCTTTCTTTTCTAAGTATCTGTGCTTTTAAGATAAGCTCTTCTTGTTGAATTGGTATCTTGGCCAAGATTAGCTCACCTATTTCAAACTCTTCTTGTGCTATAAAACAAACACCTCCACCACTGATATCCTTTGTGAGGGCTTTTACAATTTTCCCTTCTGAAAAGTCATCTGCTGCCCAATCTTCTTGTGTATTTTCCTTTGATATTTTATCAGAGTTTAAAACCTTAACAAATATATCTAAATTTATTGGAAGTCTGAAAAACATTCTTCTCTGGATTTTCCTAACATCAGATATCTGCTTGACTTTTACTATGTATTCTGGTTCTTTAAACCTCTCCTCAACAATTCCATCAAACATCCACACACCGTCGCTTGAAACCTTGTACACCCTCAAAATCTCATCAATGTAAAATGTTACATAAACTCCTTCTTTTATGGGCGTGAAGATATAAAAATACTCATCTTTTATATCGGCAATTTTGGAAATATACTGCACATCCTTTTCTTCCCACGTGCGTCTGTCTATTCTGACAATTTCAATCTTATCACCTACTTTGAAAATCTTTTGCATAAAAAGCCCCCTCTTTTATTTTTCACGAAGTCTTTTGATAATTGAGTCAATAAACCGCGAAAAACCACCCCGATTTTTTTCCTCAACATTCTCAGAAGATTTTACAAGTTTCATTGCCACATTTTCAACCTGTCGTGAAATGTTGCTCTTTTCATATGATATCATAAATGGTACCTGTTTGATAACTGATTTTGAAACAATACTATTTTCTTCTATATACCCTATATATTCTACTTCTCTTTGCAAAAACCTTTTAATCACGCTATTTAGTCTAAAAAAAATCTCTTCTGCTTCCTTGACCCCATTTACCCGGTTTACCAAAAGGTTTATTTTATGATTAAAATCCCTCGCAATAATTGCCTTTATTATAGCATAAGCATCTGTGATAGAGGTAGGTTCTGGAGTTGTAATTACAATCACCTCATCTGACATCATTACAAACTCCATAACATTTCTTGAAATCCCCGCACCTGTATCTATGAGAACTACGTCAAAAGATTTATTTATCAGCTGGGCACACTCAATTAACCTCAAAAGCCTCTCCTCATCCAAATTGGCAAGGTCAACTATCCCTGAACCACCTGATATAAAATTGATACCCAGCGGCCCTTCTTCCACAATTGAAAATATATCTTTCTTGCCTTCCAAGACATCTTTTACATTGTATTTGGGAGACGTTCCAAGCAAAACTTCAACATTTGAAAGTCCTAAATCAGCGTCAATTATGAGCACTCTTTTACCCATCTTTTTCAAAGCAATTGCCAAGTTAACAGTAAGATTTGTCTTGCCAACACCGCCTTTACCACTTGTAATGGTCACAACCTTTGATTGCGTACCTTGATAGGCAGGAATATTTGTACTAATTTCAGCTTTTCTTACAAGGTTTCTCAGCCCCTGTGCCTGGTCTCTCATAAAACCTTACTCCCTATGATAAGTTTTGCAAATTGTTCAGGGTTAAACTGTTCAATATCATCAGGTACATTTTGACCAGTCGTTATATACGCAATTGGCTTTTGTGTAAAGTAGCGGATATTTAATATGTTCCCATAAGTTGATACTTCATCTACTTTGGTTACGATAACTTTATAATCATTTAAAAATGAATAGGTATTCACCACCTCTTTGAACACCGACGGCTGGGTTGTTGCACTAAGAAGCAAAAACACTTCATCTGGATTTGCTTTGGCGACAAACGCTTTTAGTTCGTCCATATGTTCCTGATTCTTGTGACTTCTTCCCGCAGTGTCAACAAGAACTACATCTGAGTCAGAAAAGTTTTCAATTATTCTATCATACTCGTCCACCTCATACCACACCTTGGTCTTGATATTCATAATCTCAGCATATGTCTTAAGCTGTTCAACCGCAGCAATTCTGTATGTATCTGCTGTAATAAATCCTACCTTTTTCCCATCCTCAAACATGAGTTTAGCAGCAATCTTGGCAATTGTGGTTGTCTTGCCAACACCTGTTGGCCCTACAAAAAACACAATCTTTGGAATTTTTGAGTTGAATGAAAGCGGTGCTGCCACTCCGAGCATATTCTTTATTCCCTTGTATATATTGTTTACTACGTTGTTTATTGAAGCTTCTCCGCTTAGGTTTGAAAACAGCATATTTATAATTTCACTTTCCACGCCATTTTTTATTAAATTTTCTCTCATAACATCAATAAAATTTTTCTTACTAAGTTCTTTTGTCTGACTAATATCTTCTTCCTGCTCTTTCTTTATAACCTCTTTTAAAACCTTTTCAAGAGAATCAATCTTTCTTTCAAGTTCTTTTATCTGGGTCAGTTGGAAGCCCAATGCCAAACTTTCCTGTTTTATAGATTCCTCCTCTTTTTTGACTATCTTTTCATCCTCGCATGCAGCTGTAACCTCTATTAAGGGTCTTTTGAAAAAACCAAATAGACCTTTCTGTCTTACCTTTTTGGTTGAAAGTATAACTGCATCCTTACCCAAATCTGCTTTTATTCTTATTAATGCTTCCTGCATATCATGTGCCAAATACCTCTTGATTCTCATCTTTAAACTTCCACCATCCCAACTGTTTTAATCTGCACACTGGGCAGTATCTCATTGTACGAAAGTACTACAACATCAGGAAATATATTTTCTATAAGCCTCCTAAAATATATCCTAACTATCGGCGAACAAATAACAATTGGTT
The sequence above is drawn from the Caldicellulosiruptor bescii DSM 6725 genome and encodes:
- a CDS encoding flagellar brake protein, translating into MQKIFKVGDKIEIVRIDRRTWEEKDVQYISKIADIKDEYFYIFTPIKEGVYVTFYIDEILRVYKVSSDGVWMFDGIVEERFKEPEYIVKVKQISDVRKIQRRMFFRLPINLDIFVKVLNSDKISKENTQEDWAADDFSEGKIVKALTKDISGGGVCFIAQEEFEIGELILAKIPIQQEELILKAQILRKERVQHPTYRFMYGCKFVEARQNEIDKIVRFIFAQQQKMRQKGLL
- a CDS encoding MinD/ParA family protein, which codes for MRDQAQGLRNLVRKAEISTNIPAYQGTQSKVVTITSGKGGVGKTNLTVNLAIALKKMGKRVLIIDADLGLSNVEVLLGTSPKYNVKDVLEGKKDIFSIVEEGPLGINFISGGSGIVDLANLDEERLLRLIECAQLINKSFDVVLIDTGAGISRNVMEFVMMSDEVIVITTPEPTSITDAYAIIKAIIARDFNHKINLLVNRVNGVKEAEEIFFRLNSVIKRFLQREVEYIGYIEENSIVSKSVIKQVPFMISYEKSNISRQVENVAMKLVKSSENVEEKNRGGFSRFIDSIIKRLREK
- the flhF gene encoding flagellar biosynthesis protein FlhF, whose amino-acid sequence is MRIKRYLAHDMQEALIRIKADLGKDAVILSTKKVRQKGLFGFFKRPLIEVTAACEDEKIVKKEEESIKQESLALGFQLTQIKELERKIDSLEKVLKEVIKKEQEEDISQTKELSKKNFIDVMRENLIKNGVESEIINMLFSNLSGEASINNVVNNIYKGIKNMLGVAAPLSFNSKIPKIVFFVGPTGVGKTTTIAKIAAKLMFEDGKKVGFITADTYRIAAVEQLKTYAEIMNIKTKVWYEVDEYDRIIENFSDSDVVLVDTAGRSHKNQEHMDELKAFVAKANPDEVFLLLSATTQPSVFKEVVNTYSFLNDYKVIVTKVDEVSTYGNILNIRYFTQKPIAYITTGQNVPDDIEQFNPEQFAKLIIGSKVL